From Polynucleobacter sp. MWH-Braz-FAM2G, a single genomic window includes:
- a CDS encoding SCO family protein: MNFLRLCFLTAIFLVLSACSPKQEFKNIDITGSTAFGKDFSLVDPDGKVRTLADFKGKVVVMFFGYTQCPDICPTTLTEMQQVMSLMGPQSDKVQVLFVTVDPERDTAEILKQYVPAFDPRFLGLRPADEASLEKVAKDFKIYYKKVPGNKPGSYTMDHTAGSYAFDPEGRLRLYIKHAQGPETLAHDLKELLK; the protein is encoded by the coding sequence ATGAATTTTCTGCGCCTTTGCTTTTTAACAGCCATCTTTTTGGTGTTGTCTGCATGTAGTCCAAAGCAAGAATTCAAAAATATTGACATCACGGGTAGCACCGCTTTTGGAAAAGACTTTAGCTTGGTGGATCCCGATGGAAAAGTACGGACCTTGGCGGACTTTAAGGGCAAAGTAGTGGTGATGTTTTTTGGTTACACCCAGTGCCCTGATATATGTCCAACCACTTTGACGGAAATGCAGCAAGTCATGTCTCTAATGGGGCCGCAGTCCGATAAGGTTCAGGTGTTATTTGTAACGGTAGACCCAGAGCGTGATACAGCAGAGATTCTGAAACAATATGTGCCCGCTTTTGATCCTCGTTTCTTGGGTTTACGTCCAGCAGACGAAGCATCCTTGGAGAAAGTTGCTAAAGACTTTAAGATTTATTACAAGAAAGTGCCAGGTAACAAGCCTGGGTCCTATACGATGGATCACACAGCAGGTAGCTATGCATTTGATCCTGAGGGTCGCTTACGCTTGTATATCAAGCATGCCCAAGGTCCGGAGACCTTGGCTCACGACTTGAAAGAATTGCTAAAGTAA
- the rpoH gene encoding RNA polymerase sigma factor RpoH translates to MVQKKSDKPNMQKLPVAQPATASAFPMLPTLGVGTLDSYIAYVNRVPMLSAAEELHLAQEFRRTENVDAAKTLVLSHLRLVVSVARQYLGYGIPHADLIQEGNIGLMKAVKRYDPSNGARLVSYAIHWIKAEIHEYILKNWRLVKTATTKAQRKLFFNLRSNKPTLSALTPSEVDALAKALDVKGSDVKEMEMRLAGGDVALEGDDNDDDSAYAPIQWLADSSQEPTARIASAEADALQGPKLDQALMALDERSRNIVQSRWLAMDAEGNGTKTLHDLASEYGISAERVRQIETAALKKMRGLLQAA, encoded by the coding sequence ATGGTACAAAAGAAATCCGACAAACCGAATATGCAAAAACTGCCTGTCGCGCAGCCTGCGACGGCGTCTGCATTTCCAATGTTGCCAACTCTTGGGGTTGGCACTCTCGACTCATACATTGCCTACGTCAATCGCGTACCAATGCTCAGCGCTGCAGAAGAATTGCATCTTGCGCAGGAGTTTCGTCGCACAGAAAATGTGGATGCTGCTAAAACTTTAGTGCTCTCGCATTTGCGCCTAGTAGTCTCTGTTGCACGTCAATATCTTGGCTACGGCATTCCACACGCTGACTTAATTCAAGAAGGCAATATCGGCCTTATGAAAGCAGTCAAACGTTATGACCCAAGCAATGGGGCACGTTTAGTTTCATATGCAATCCATTGGATTAAGGCAGAGATTCATGAGTACATTCTCAAAAATTGGCGTTTAGTAAAAACTGCAACTACTAAAGCACAGCGTAAATTATTCTTTAACTTACGTAGCAACAAACCGACTTTAAGCGCACTTACTCCTAGCGAGGTAGATGCCTTGGCCAAAGCCCTCGATGTTAAGGGTTCTGATGTTAAAGAAATGGAAATGCGCCTTGCTGGTGGTGATGTAGCGCTTGAAGGCGATGACAATGATGATGACTCAGCATATGCACCTATTCAATGGCTAGCAGATAGCTCTCAAGAGCCCACTGCTCGCATTGCAAGCGCTGAAGCTGATGCACTACAAGGACCTAAGTTGGATCAAGCCCTGATGGCATTAGACGAACGCAGTCGAAACATTGTTCAATCCCGTTGGTTGGCAATGGATGCTGAAGGCAATGGCACTAAGACATTGCATGATCTTGCGAGTGAATACGGCATCTCTGCCGAACGGGTTCGTCAAATCGAAACTGCCGCTTTGAAAAAGATGCGTGGTTTACTACAAGCAGCCTAA
- the ctaD gene encoding cytochrome c oxidase subunit I, with protein sequence MSTVSTTHDHAHDHAHDDHTPHGWRRWLFATNHKDIGTMYLIFSFVSLLAGGVMALGIRLELFQPGLQFLRPEFFNQLTTMHGLVMVFGAIMPAFVGFANWMVPLQVGASDMAFARMNNFSFWILPVAATLLLSSFLVPGGAPSGGWTIYAPLTSQMGPGMDMAIFALHLLGASSIMGSINIIVTILNMRAPGMTLMKMPMFCWTWLITAYLLIAVMPVLAGAITMVLTDRHFGTSFFSAVGGGDPIMFQHIFWFFGHPEVYIMILPAFGIISEIVPAFSRKTLFGYSSMVYATASIAILSFIVWAHHMFATGMPVTGQLFFMYATMLIAVPTGVKIFNWVATMWKGSMTFETPMLWAIGFIFVFTMGGFTGLMCAMAPIDIGIQDTYYVVAHFHYVLVAGSLFAMFAGFYYWCPKWTGYMASETRGKIHFWASMIFFNITFFPMHFLGLAGMPRRYADYPTQFADFNMIASIGALGFGLAQVYFLFFVVMPAYRGQGEKAPMKPWDGAKGLEWTVPSPAPHHTFETPPSAEQMREAGI encoded by the coding sequence ATGAGCACAGTCTCTACTACCCACGATCACGCACATGATCATGCACATGATGATCACACGCCACATGGTTGGCGTCGTTGGTTGTTCGCAACTAACCACAAAGACATCGGCACGATGTACTTGATCTTCTCATTCGTAAGTTTGTTAGCTGGTGGTGTGATGGCGTTAGGAATTCGTTTGGAATTATTTCAGCCTGGCTTGCAATTTTTGCGCCCTGAATTTTTCAATCAATTAACCACTATGCACGGTTTGGTGATGGTGTTCGGTGCAATCATGCCGGCATTCGTTGGTTTTGCTAACTGGATGGTGCCTTTGCAAGTTGGTGCGTCGGATATGGCATTTGCTCGCATGAATAACTTTAGTTTCTGGATTCTTCCAGTAGCTGCAACATTGTTGTTGAGCTCATTCCTTGTTCCTGGTGGCGCTCCATCTGGTGGTTGGACTATCTATGCTCCTTTGACTTCGCAAATGGGCCCTGGCATGGATATGGCAATTTTTGCTCTTCACTTATTGGGCGCCTCTTCCATCATGGGTTCGATCAACATCATCGTGACCATTTTGAATATGCGCGCTCCTGGCATGACATTGATGAAGATGCCAATGTTCTGCTGGACTTGGTTGATTACTGCTTATTTATTGATTGCTGTTATGCCTGTGTTGGCTGGTGCGATCACGATGGTTTTGACTGACCGTCATTTTGGTACTTCATTCTTCTCTGCTGTTGGTGGTGGTGACCCAATCATGTTCCAGCATATTTTCTGGTTCTTTGGTCATCCAGAGGTTTACATCATGATTCTTCCTGCATTCGGAATCATTAGTGAAATCGTTCCAGCGTTCTCCAGAAAAACATTATTTGGTTACAGCTCAATGGTGTATGCAACCGCATCGATTGCGATCTTGTCATTCATCGTTTGGGCTCACCACATGTTTGCAACTGGCATGCCAGTAACAGGCCAATTGTTCTTCATGTATGCAACGATGTTGATCGCTGTTCCAACTGGTGTGAAGATTTTTAACTGGGTTGCAACCATGTGGAAAGGTTCAATGACATTTGAAACTCCCATGTTGTGGGCTATCGGTTTTATCTTCGTTTTCACTATGGGCGGTTTTACAGGCTTAATGTGCGCAATGGCTCCTATTGATATCGGCATTCAAGATACCTATTACGTTGTCGCTCACTTCCATTACGTATTAGTTGCCGGTTCATTGTTTGCTATGTTCGCTGGCTTCTACTATTGGTGTCCTAAGTGGACTGGCTACATGGCTAGCGAAACTCGCGGCAAGATCCATTTCTGGGCTTCCATGATTTTCTTTAACATCACCTTCTTTCCAATGCACTTCTTGGGCTTAGCAGGTATGCCACGTCGTTATGCCGACTATCCAACTCAGTTTGCAGACTTCAATATGATTGCTTCAATCGGCGCCTTGGGCTTTGGTTTGGCACAGGTTTATTTCTTGTTCTTCGTTGTAATGCCAGCGTATCGCGGTCAGGGCGAAAAAGCTCCGATGAAGCCATGGGATGGTGCAAAAGGTTTGGAGTGGACTGTTCCATCACCAGCTCCGCACCATACATTTGAGACTCCGCCTAGTGCAGAGCAAATGCGTGAAGCAGGAATTTAA
- the ftsY gene encoding signal recognition particle-docking protein FtsY — protein sequence MFGLRKTLGSLFKSSKVDESWFDALEDSLIQSDVGLPTTEQLISKLRKAAKSEKASSPEELRALLIEEVSSLLGAIELSPNPLFANQKVNIPEVWLVVGVNGAGKTTTIGKLCRLFQSQGKSVLLAAGDTFRAAARNQLQEWGGRNQVDVITQEGGDAAAVAHDAIHAAISRKCDILIIDTAGRLATQDHLMEELKKVKRVIGKALPGAPHHTLLVLDGNTGQNGLSQVKAFHAALGLTGIIVTKLDGTAKGGVICALAHTLQEAPKPFVLALGKGEGIEDLAPFTAGQYSSELFN from the coding sequence ATGTTTGGCTTACGTAAAACCCTCGGATCCCTTTTTAAATCAAGCAAAGTTGACGAATCTTGGTTTGATGCATTAGAAGACTCACTCATTCAAAGCGATGTGGGACTTCCTACGACCGAACAACTCATTAGCAAACTTCGTAAAGCCGCAAAATCAGAAAAAGCTTCTAGCCCAGAAGAGTTGCGAGCACTCCTTATTGAAGAGGTCAGCTCTTTGCTTGGCGCAATTGAACTGTCGCCAAACCCATTATTTGCCAATCAAAAAGTGAATATTCCAGAAGTATGGTTAGTAGTAGGGGTAAATGGCGCAGGCAAGACCACAACCATTGGCAAACTTTGCAGATTATTTCAATCTCAAGGCAAATCAGTCCTATTGGCCGCTGGAGATACCTTCAGGGCGGCCGCCCGCAATCAATTACAAGAATGGGGTGGTCGCAACCAAGTTGATGTCATTACTCAAGAAGGTGGTGATGCCGCTGCTGTTGCACATGATGCAATTCACGCTGCCATTTCACGTAAATGCGACATTCTTATTATTGATACAGCAGGTCGACTTGCCACTCAAGACCATTTGATGGAAGAGCTCAAAAAAGTAAAGCGAGTAATCGGCAAAGCTCTTCCTGGCGCACCTCACCATACATTGCTCGTTCTAGATGGCAATACAGGACAGAACGGCTTAAGCCAAGTTAAGGCCTTTCATGCAGCCCTAGGACTAACTGGAATCATTGTTACGAAGCTTGATGGCACCGCCAAAGGCGGTGTTATTTGCGCATTAGCCCACACCCTGCAAGAAGCGCCAAAACCATTTGTTCTTGCCCTTGGTAAAGGCGAAGGAATTGAAGATTTAGCCCCCTTTACAGCAGGGCAATATTCCTCTGAATTATTCAATTAA
- a CDS encoding twin transmembrane helix small protein, with protein MKWLIPIVLLMIVFSLGSALYYMMKDRGNSARMVHSLMLRIGLSIALFIGILLANYFGLIQATGIKVGTN; from the coding sequence ATGAAGTGGCTTATTCCGATTGTCCTACTAATGATAGTTTTTAGCTTAGGATCAGCCCTGTATTACATGATGAAAGATAGGGGCAATAGCGCACGAATGGTTCACTCGTTAATGCTTCGCATTGGCCTATCTATCGCGTTATTTATTGGCATCCTTTTGGCCAATTATTTCGGACTGATACAAGCTACCGGAATTAAAGTGGGCACTAATTAA
- a CDS encoding cytochrome c oxidase subunit 3 — protein MSSNSTPYYFVPGLSRHPAMAAAGLIAFGAGMSGWVNHTSWGGPLTLVGVAWILFVLYHWFGDTIAESNSGKNGVNVDISYRWSMAWFIFSEIMFFGAFFAALFYARNIAMPWMGDVESKLIWPNFQAVWPNDGPAGLVEKFTTMGPWPIPTVNTLLLLSSGVTITIAHHALVENHMKKAIVFLAATVGLGAIFLGFQMYEYYHAYHALNLKLTSGIYGSTFFMLTGFHGFHVFLGGTMLAIVLRRMIRGDFTAQHHFAFEGAAWYWHFVDVVWLGLYIAVYWM, from the coding sequence ATGTCATCCAATTCAACCCCATACTATTTCGTCCCTGGACTATCTAGACATCCTGCTATGGCTGCCGCCGGCTTAATTGCTTTTGGCGCCGGTATGTCAGGCTGGGTTAATCACACTTCTTGGGGCGGTCCTCTGACCTTAGTTGGCGTGGCTTGGATTTTGTTTGTGCTCTATCACTGGTTTGGCGATACGATTGCAGAATCAAATTCTGGCAAGAACGGTGTCAACGTTGACATTTCTTATCGATGGTCAATGGCATGGTTCATCTTCTCTGAAATCATGTTCTTCGGTGCATTCTTTGCTGCCTTGTTCTATGCACGCAATATCGCCATGCCTTGGATGGGCGATGTAGAAAGCAAATTGATTTGGCCTAATTTCCAGGCGGTATGGCCAAATGATGGCCCAGCTGGTTTGGTTGAAAAATTTACCACCATGGGTCCATGGCCAATTCCTACAGTCAACACTTTATTGTTGTTGAGCTCTGGAGTAACCATTACTATTGCTCACCATGCATTGGTAGAGAACCATATGAAGAAGGCGATTGTTTTTTTAGCCGCCACGGTTGGTTTGGGCGCTATCTTCTTGGGCTTCCAAATGTATGAGTACTACCATGCTTACCATGCATTGAACCTCAAATTAACTTCAGGTATCTACGGTTCCACTTTCTTCATGTTGACAGGCTTCCATGGTTTTCACGTGTTTCTTGGTGGCACTATGTTGGCAATTGTGTTGCGTCGTATGATTCGTGGCGACTTCACTGCTCAGCACCACTTCGCGTTTGAGGGCGCCGCTTGGTACTGGCACTTTGTTGACGTTGTTTGGCTCGGCCTCTACATCGCTGTTTACTGGATGTAA
- a CDS encoding SURF1 family protein — MNSLFIALITKRIVATVSALLVIGIGCGAGIWQLGRADTKIALAANLLAKQQMPILSANAGSWTLEEASERRMIARGEYIPDAAIWLDNRPRPIPPVGSANVQSGFYLMMPLRLEGRNEVLWVNRGWAPRNNENRETLPPVQTPNRVVNIEGIVFAQPGRVYELGGGKADIDPAKPRIEQNFDLVAEGKLHGWQQSPFILREVDTGIDDGLFRDWAPLTTGVDRHYAYAFQWFALAFAGFLFWLLTGLRQYKRQGFMNGDQG; from the coding sequence TTGAACAGTCTTTTTATTGCCCTCATTACTAAGCGCATAGTCGCTACTGTATCAGCCTTACTGGTTATTGGGATTGGCTGTGGGGCGGGCATTTGGCAGTTGGGCAGGGCGGATACCAAAATTGCCTTGGCAGCGAATTTATTGGCTAAACAACAAATGCCTATTTTGAGTGCAAATGCAGGCTCCTGGACCTTGGAGGAGGCATCTGAGCGTCGGATGATTGCTCGGGGTGAATATATTCCCGATGCAGCAATTTGGTTGGATAACCGACCAAGGCCAATTCCTCCAGTTGGAAGTGCTAATGTGCAGTCGGGCTTTTACCTGATGATGCCACTGAGACTTGAAGGTAGGAATGAGGTTCTATGGGTAAACCGTGGATGGGCGCCACGCAATAATGAAAATCGCGAAACTCTGCCGCCAGTCCAGACTCCAAATAGGGTGGTAAATATCGAAGGTATTGTTTTTGCACAGCCTGGCAGGGTATATGAGCTGGGTGGTGGTAAGGCAGATATTGATCCTGCTAAGCCTAGAATCGAGCAAAACTTTGATTTAGTGGCTGAGGGCAAATTACATGGATGGCAGCAAAGCCCCTTTATTTTGCGTGAGGTCGACACTGGCATTGATGATGGGTTGTTTCGTGATTGGGCGCCTCTGACGACTGGTGTCGATCGCCATTATGCTTATGCATTCCAGTGGTTTGCTTTGGCTTTTGCTGGATTTTTATTTTGGCTATTAACGGGTTTGCGGCAATACAAACGTCAGGGCTTTATGAATGGGGATCAAGGGTGA
- a CDS encoding pitrilysin family protein, with product MLSNLLRIFFLFLLFAQFNWAISAESSDTHQYQLSNGLKLIVREDHRAPTVAHMVWYRAGSMDEVNGKTGVAHVLEHMMFKGTDKVKAGEFSRLVAAVGGRENAFTSRDYTAYFQQVEKSKLEDVIKLEADRMSNLNFDNAEFLKEIQVIMEERRLRTEDNPSSLLNESLMATAYMSSPYRHPVIGWMNDLQNMKASDARDWYRSWYAPNNATVVITGDVDAKKVLGLVEKYYGAATAHELPVRKPQIEPPQKGMKRVQVKAPADSAQLAMAWKAPRLEPGKLDDPEPYALELLTAVLDGYDNARLNRTLVKQEKVVNDVGVGYDMISRGPELFLISATMAKGKTVDQAQASIRKALDDLKQKGILESELKRIKVRILSEQIYKRDSIFGQAMEIGSTEMAGFSWKDIDYMLEKMQTITPDQVQAVAKKYLVDEGLTIAVLDPQARQANGMEGKK from the coding sequence ATGCTTTCCAATTTACTCCGAATTTTCTTCTTATTCTTGTTATTTGCCCAGTTCAATTGGGCTATTAGCGCTGAGTCATCAGATACCCATCAATATCAATTAAGTAATGGACTGAAGTTGATTGTCAGAGAGGACCATCGCGCTCCAACAGTAGCTCATATGGTTTGGTATCGCGCAGGCTCTATGGATGAGGTAAATGGTAAGACAGGCGTTGCCCACGTACTTGAACACATGATGTTTAAGGGTACCGATAAGGTGAAGGCGGGTGAATTTTCGCGTTTAGTCGCAGCTGTTGGGGGCCGTGAAAATGCTTTTACTTCCCGTGATTACACTGCTTACTTTCAACAAGTTGAAAAATCAAAATTAGAAGACGTTATTAAACTTGAAGCAGATCGCATGTCTAATCTGAACTTTGATAATGCTGAGTTCTTAAAAGAAATTCAAGTCATCATGGAAGAACGTCGTTTAAGGACGGAAGACAATCCAAGCAGTTTGTTAAATGAATCGCTCATGGCTACTGCTTACATGAGCTCGCCTTATCGTCATCCCGTCATAGGATGGATGAATGACTTACAGAACATGAAGGCATCTGATGCGCGTGATTGGTATCGTAGTTGGTACGCACCAAATAATGCGACAGTCGTAATCACTGGGGATGTCGACGCCAAAAAAGTGTTGGGCTTGGTGGAGAAATATTATGGGGCTGCAACTGCTCACGAGTTGCCTGTTCGCAAACCACAGATTGAGCCACCTCAAAAAGGGATGAAGCGGGTCCAAGTGAAAGCGCCAGCTGACAGTGCTCAGTTGGCAATGGCCTGGAAGGCGCCCCGCCTAGAGCCTGGGAAGTTGGATGATCCCGAACCATACGCTCTTGAGCTGCTGACAGCAGTCCTTGATGGTTATGACAATGCTCGCTTGAATCGTACGCTCGTTAAGCAAGAAAAAGTGGTGAATGATGTTGGTGTGGGTTACGACATGATCTCTCGCGGACCGGAGCTGTTTCTAATTAGCGCAACTATGGCGAAGGGTAAGACGGTTGATCAGGCGCAGGCAAGTATTCGGAAGGCTCTTGATGATCTAAAGCAAAAGGGAATACTAGAGTCGGAACTCAAGAGAATTAAGGTGCGCATTTTGTCAGAGCAAATCTATAAGCGCGATTCTATCTTTGGACAAGCCATGGAAATTGGTAGCACTGAGATGGCTGGTTTCTCTTGGAAAGACATTGATTACATGCTGGAAAAAATGCAGACCATTACGCCTGATCAAGTTCAGGCGGTTGCCAAAAAATACCTAGTAGATGAGGGCTTGACGATTGCGGTGCTTGATCCACAAGCTCGTCAAGCTAATGGCATGGAGGGTAAGAAATGA
- a CDS encoding cytochrome oxidase small assembly protein — MVQKVWSGLFHHQLRTIHLRLRLVQSKCVKQEFNSSHKQALTANNRRLGFVLLSIVLVFFIGIMIKRSVLG; from the coding sequence ATGGTGCAAAAGGTTTGGAGTGGACTGTTCCATCACCAGCTCCGCACCATACATTTGAGACTCCGCCTAGTGCAGAGCAAATGCGTGAAGCAGGAATTTAATTCTTCACATAAACAAGCCCTAACTGCGAATAACCGTAGATTAGGGTTTGTGCTTTTGAGTATTGTGTTGGTGTTTTTTATTGGAATAATGATTAAACGGAGTGTGTTGGGTTAA
- a CDS encoding cytochrome c oxidase assembly protein yields the protein MVTTQTLNRQILLKLLVAAVMMFGFGYALVPMYKALCEVTGINVVTSKNDYGVRAFSPNKVGNTQVNYSRTVTIEFDSNSRGPFTFKPVKNFLEVHPGEMTEIVYEVTNNLGRTVRAQAIPSYAPKSATEFFTKLECFCFQEQTLAANETKRMPVVFVIDAGLPDDVKTITLSYTFFELGLGGTPPAPKSKVAS from the coding sequence ATGGTTACAACTCAAACGTTAAATCGGCAGATTTTGTTAAAGCTTTTAGTAGCAGCAGTAATGATGTTTGGTTTTGGTTATGCATTAGTTCCAATGTATAAGGCCTTGTGTGAGGTTACTGGGATTAATGTGGTTACTAGTAAGAATGATTATGGTGTTCGTGCCTTTAGTCCTAATAAGGTTGGCAATACACAAGTTAATTATTCTCGTACGGTGACTATTGAGTTTGACTCAAATAGCCGTGGGCCGTTCACTTTTAAGCCAGTGAAGAACTTCTTGGAGGTTCATCCAGGTGAAATGACGGAGATTGTTTATGAAGTTACCAACAATCTCGGTCGTACAGTGCGCGCTCAAGCAATACCAAGCTATGCGCCTAAAAGTGCAACAGAGTTTTTTACGAAATTAGAGTGTTTTTGTTTTCAGGAACAAACGCTTGCAGCAAATGAAACGAAGAGGATGCCAGTGGTTTTTGTAATCGATGCAGGCTTGCCTGATGATGTAAAAACAATCACTTTGTCCTATACCTTCTTTGAGTTAGGTTTGGGTGGTACTCCACCAGCGCCAAAATCAAAGGTGGCTTCATGA
- a CDS encoding heme A synthase, producing MPSLMLFLELAAIAIVFAGLPLLYLWRKPGYSFFQKLNWFLVFMTFDLIVFGAFTRLTDSGLGCPDWPGCYGASNPFHALSDIQQAESVLPSGPVTVIKAWIEMIHRYLAMTVGALILVQVGLAFKKMKSLGNKPLYGSLGLLLLVCIQGAFGAWTVTLKLQPIIVTTHLMLALVLLACLTAYAQQSWEEKVSSVRAIRIRPLSAQLILLGSITLFIQVFLGAWVSTNYAVLACPDFPTCLGSAWPETNWSEGFTLWRQLGLNAQGEFISPVALQTIHWAHRLFAVVVLIVLGALGLKALQLATPVLSDLSRVAKLMLGVLLLQIATGISNVVFQWPLLAALLHTAGSAALVFCLVRMSFWASWRPIIQKKTASI from the coding sequence ATGCCAAGTTTGATGTTATTTCTGGAGTTAGCAGCGATCGCTATTGTTTTTGCAGGCTTGCCGCTTCTTTATCTGTGGAGGAAGCCAGGCTATAGTTTTTTTCAGAAACTCAATTGGTTTTTAGTTTTTATGACTTTCGATTTAATTGTTTTCGGCGCCTTTACTCGATTAACTGATTCAGGTTTGGGCTGTCCTGATTGGCCTGGATGTTATGGCGCATCCAATCCTTTTCATGCGCTAAGCGATATACAGCAAGCTGAAAGTGTGCTACCTAGTGGTCCTGTGACAGTAATTAAGGCCTGGATCGAAATGATCCATCGCTATTTGGCAATGACAGTGGGCGCATTAATTTTGGTACAAGTTGGGCTTGCTTTTAAAAAGATGAAGAGCTTGGGAAACAAGCCCCTATATGGTAGCTTGGGTTTGTTGTTATTAGTCTGTATTCAGGGTGCATTTGGTGCATGGACGGTCACCCTTAAATTGCAACCAATTATTGTCACTACTCATTTGATGCTGGCCCTAGTATTGCTGGCGTGTTTGACTGCATATGCCCAACAATCATGGGAAGAAAAAGTTTCTTCAGTGCGTGCTATTCGGATTCGGCCGCTTTCAGCGCAATTGATATTGCTCGGCTCCATCACTCTATTTATTCAAGTTTTTTTAGGTGCTTGGGTGAGTACCAACTATGCGGTTTTGGCATGCCCTGATTTTCCGACTTGTTTAGGTAGCGCCTGGCCTGAGACAAATTGGAGTGAAGGATTTACTCTTTGGCGCCAGTTGGGTTTGAATGCTCAGGGTGAATTTATCTCCCCTGTAGCTCTTCAAACTATTCATTGGGCACATCGTCTATTTGCAGTAGTGGTGTTAATAGTGTTGGGTGCTTTAGGGTTAAAAGCCCTTCAACTTGCAACCCCCGTTCTATCGGATCTAAGTCGAGTGGCCAAGCTGATGTTGGGGGTGTTGTTATTGCAAATTGCTACCGGTATATCTAATGTAGTGTTCCAGTGGCCCTTATTAGCGGCTTTATTGCATACTGCTGGCTCTGCTGCTTTGGTATTCTGTTTGGTCAGAATGAGTTTTTGGGCTTCTTGGAGGCCCATCATTCAAAAGAAGACGGCATCAATATGA
- the cyoE gene encoding heme o synthase — translation MSDSKTSAVVAMPRWRQYWVLTKPRVTQLAVFCAVIGMFLATPGMVPYPVLLGGIVGIWLLAGAAFAVNCLIEQAVDAKMKRTSWRPSATGEVTPFHIIIFSIILGSLGMIILWNFCNPLTMWLTLATFVGYAVIYTWLLKPATPQNIVIGGLSGAMPPALGWAAVTNTLSAEAWLLVLIIFVWTPPHFWALALYRRDDYVQSGLPMLPVTHGERFTLLNIVLYTLILIAATLLPYIYGMSGLVYLVSAIILGLLFLAYVLALFISYSDALAKKTFRFSITYLSLLFAALLVDHYFL, via the coding sequence ATGAGTGACTCTAAAACTAGCGCAGTAGTGGCTATGCCACGTTGGCGTCAATATTGGGTTTTAACTAAACCCAGGGTAACTCAGCTCGCCGTTTTTTGTGCGGTAATTGGAATGTTCTTGGCAACGCCTGGCATGGTTCCATACCCAGTGCTCTTGGGAGGCATTGTCGGAATTTGGCTTTTAGCTGGTGCAGCATTTGCGGTGAATTGCCTGATTGAGCAAGCTGTTGATGCCAAGATGAAGCGTACTTCTTGGCGTCCATCTGCTACTGGCGAAGTGACACCATTTCACATTATTATTTTTTCGATCATTTTGGGTTCGCTCGGAATGATTATCTTGTGGAATTTCTGTAACCCGCTAACGATGTGGTTAACACTCGCAACATTTGTAGGTTACGCGGTGATCTATACCTGGTTGCTAAAGCCTGCGACACCACAAAACATCGTGATTGGCGGATTGTCAGGCGCTATGCCGCCAGCACTTGGCTGGGCGGCGGTAACAAATACACTCTCTGCAGAAGCTTGGCTCTTGGTTTTGATCATCTTTGTGTGGACGCCTCCACACTTCTGGGCGCTGGCCTTATATCGTCGTGATGACTATGTCCAGTCAGGATTGCCAATGTTGCCAGTAACTCATGGTGAGCGTTTTACGCTTTTAAATATTGTGCTCTATACGCTAATCTTGATTGCTGCCACTTTGCTGCCTTACATCTATGGCATGAGTGGTCTTGTGTATTTGGTATCAGCAATTATTCTGGGTTTATTGTTCTTGGCTTATGTGCTGGCGCTATTTATTTCTTATAGTGATGCGCTGGCTAAAAAAACATTTCGTTTTTCAATCACCTATTTATCGCTGTTATTTGCAGCGCTCTTGGTAGACCATTATTTTCTCTAA
- a CDS encoding DUF2970 domain-containing protein: MKKKSSFMQSMKAVMWGFLGVRKKAGLQEDVASLSFVHIIIAGVVGALIFMGVLLLIVKAVVSH, encoded by the coding sequence ATGAAGAAGAAAAGTAGTTTTATGCAGTCGATGAAAGCCGTGATGTGGGGCTTTTTGGGTGTGCGTAAAAAAGCAGGTTTGCAGGAAGATGTAGCTTCATTAAGTTTTGTGCACATTATCATTGCAGGTGTAGTAGGTGCCTTGATTTTTATGGGTGTTCTCCTGTTGATAGTGAAAGCAGTTGTGTCCCATTGA